The Kluyveromyces lactis strain NRRL Y-1140 chromosome D complete sequence genome has a window encoding:
- the DPH6 gene encoding diphthine--ammonia ligase (similar to uniprot|Q07261 Saccharomyces cerevisiae YLR143W Hypothetical ORF) has translation MKFVALISGGKDSNYNILHCLKQDHELIAFANLHPENEDEQELDSFMFQTVGHDLIRWYPECSGVPLYRQALHKNGSKNIALNYTETKDDEIEDLYKLLRKIQLDSPDLEAVSVGAILSSYQRTRVEDVCSRLGLTTLSYLWQRDQRELMQEMCSMSKDTIVTTDDCDNVGKLDARIIKVAAIGLNQNHLGKSLPEILPTMLKLNSLYDVHICGEGGEFETMVLDTPFFKHGHLQLNSINDVTDTSNDGVFAATFNVEYVPEALSPTKLEKELEKLPVPAVLNEKWYEMYLRLMTIDLKKLNNCPNHHNVSPSVPVSINEVGKLLYISNIAPSKGESLKEKCLDVFSQLTSILSSRSIFACQILSSSLLLSDMNNFQEVNSYYNEYFNVTKIGPLPPARACVESSFLKHPVQLSVVVDLSADCVPTDNGIILNRSKDGLHVQGRSYWCPCNIGPYSQATWNQSDRNKVTYISGQIGLEPSSMKLWGDTTLLENPDIAEVVLSLRNYFTLSETVNSSIPLTMVCYISQSYVLPAVRSAWSLFAKELAEESELWFDQEPVGVDSLVIVKVSNLPKNALCEWTGMNCQNLAIEDDYDEDDLAAQIHMNLTLKSQTDIELPNYAHDVIISENGFKRHFITLFLDSHEQLILTLSECKNAQITLFFSKDYAVPEYTHVEYIPVEQVYDKSSPRAYGLVIKY, from the coding sequence ATGAAATTCGTTGCACTCATTTCTGGTGGTAAGGATTCCAACTATAATATTCTTCATTGTTTAAAACAAGACCATGAATTAATAGCTTTTGCCAATTTACATCCTGAAAATGAGGATGAGCAGGAGCTGGATAGCTTCATGTTCCAAACTGTTGGTCACGATTTGATACGTTGGTATCCTGAATGTAGCGGGGTTCCCTTATATAGACAGGCTCTTCATAAGAATGGCTCCAAGAATATTGCTTTAAACTACACTGAGACAAAAGACGATGAGATAGAAGATCTATATAAGCTTTTGAGAAAGATCCAACTTGATTCCCCCGATCTTGAAGCTGTTAGTGTTGGAGCAATTCTATCTTCGTACCAACGCACCCGTGTGGAGGATGTTTGTAGCCGGCTGGGTCTAACGACATTGAGTTATCTATGGCAACGTGATCAACGAGAGCTGATGCAAGAAATGTGCTCAATGTCAAAAGATACAATAGTTACGACAGATGACTGCGATAATGTGGGGAAATTAGACGCTAGAATAATCAAAGTGGCAGCAATTGGACtaaatcagaatcatttGGGGAAATCGCTTCCAGAAATCTTACCAACAATGCTAAAGTTAAATTCATTATATGACGTTCATATATGCGGTGAAGGTGGTGAGTTTGAAACAATGGTTCTAGACACGCCATTTTTCAAACACGGTCACTTGCAATTGAATTCAATCAATGATGTCACTGATACGTCGAATGATGGGGTTTTTGCTGCAACATTCAATGTTGAGTATGTTCCAGAAGCGTTGTCACCCACTAAATTAGAAAAAGAGCTGGAAAAACTTCCTGTTCCTGCAGTACTCAATGAAAAGTGGTATGAAATGTATTTAAGGCTTATGACAatagatttgaaaaagctGAATAACTGCCCCAATCATCACAACGTTTCTCCTTCAGTACCGGTCTCTATCAATGAAGTTGGTAAACTCTTGTATATTTCGAACATTGCACCTTCCAAGGGAGAAAGTTTGAAGGAAAAGTGTCTAGACGTGTTCTCACAGCTaacttcaattctttcgTCGAGATCCATATTCGCCTGTCAGATtctttcatcttcgttACTTCTTTCAGATATGAACAACTTTCAAGAAGTCAACTCGTATTACAATGAATACTTCAATGTTACAAAAATTGGACCACTACCACCAGCTAGAGCTTGTGTAGAAAGTTCCTTTTTGAAACACCCTGTTCAACTatctgttgttgttgactTATCAGCGGACTGTGTACCGACAGACAATGGGATCATACTTAACAGGTCCAAAGATGGTTTACACGTTCAAGGAAGATCTTACTGGTGCCCTTGTAATATAGGTCCTTATTCACAAGCAACCTGGAACCAATCAGATAGAAACAAAGTAACTTATATCAGCGGACAGATTGGATTAGAACCTTCATCAATGAAACTTTGGGGAGACACAACTCTCTTGGAAAACCCTGATATAGCCGAAGTTGTGTTATCTTTAAGAAATTATTTCACCCTCTCTGAAACTGTCAATAGCTCCATACCACTAACTATGGTATGTTACATTTCACAAAGTTATGTGCTACCAGCAGTGAGGTCAGCATGGTCCTTATTTGCCAAAGAATTAGCTGAAGAATCGGAACTATGGTTTGATCAGGAGCCAGTTGGAGTTGATTCATTGGTCATCGTCAAAGTGTCAAATTTACCAAAGAATGCTTTATGCGAATGGACTGGAATGAACTGCCAAAATCTTGCCATTGAAGACGACtatgacgaagatgatctTGCAGCACAGATCCACATGAATTTGACTTTGAAGAGTCAAACCGATATCGAACTTCCAAACTATGCTCATGATGTAATCATCTCCGAGAATGGTTTTAAAAGACATTTCATAACCTTGTTTTTGGACTCTCATGAGCAGTTGATCCTCACGCTCTCTGAATGCAAAAACGCTCAAATCACTTTATTCTTCAGTAAAGATTATGCTGTTCCTGAATATACTCATGTCGAGTATATACCGGTTGAGCAGGTATACGACAAATCTTCACCTAGAGCGTATGGACTGGTTATTAAATATTAA
- the CWC15 gene encoding U2-type spliceosomal complex subunit CWC15 (similar to uniprot|Q03772 Saccharomyces cerevisiae YDR163W CWC15 Non-essential protein involved in pre-mRNA splicing, component of a complex containing Cef1p; has similarity to S. pombe Cwf15p), with product MTTSHRPQLEARNGAKNIEYIPTSTQHARLLPGHKEVKYRNTKKRVLNRKVESTPSEEAKKRIKITGAEECSKDEEIQATDSSDEYEEEEEESEDEEALLEEWNKVKQERLDKKLREQRAEITAAQNEEVTKPQKHGGWRSNTVFGRKGTVNQSASISEHNSNGKGKYVNNITQSEYHKEFIRKHVK from the coding sequence ATGACTACATCGCACAGACCTCAACTAGAGGCCAGGAATGGGGCAAAGAATATAGAATACATTCCTACTTCGACGCAGCACGCTAGACTTTTACCGGGGCACAAAGAGGTTAAGTATAGAAACACGAAGAAGAGGGTGTTGAATCGTAAAGTAGAAAGTACTCCGAGTGAGGAGGCtaagaaaagaatcaaaataaCTGGAGCAGAGGAATGCTcgaaagatgaagagataCAGGCCACGGATAGTAGCGATGAGTACGAGgaagaggaggaggagagtgaagatgaagaagcgCTATTAGAGGAGTGGAATAAAGTTAAGCAAGAAAGATTGGACAAAAAACTGAGAGAACAGCGTGCTGAAATCACAGCAGCTCAAAATGAAGAAGTGACGAAACCGCAAAAGCATGGTGGTTGGAGATCTAACACTGTATTTGGACGTAAAGGTACAGTCAATCAATCGGCAAGTATATCTGAACATAATTCAAATGGGAAGGGAAAATATGTCAATAATATTACTCAAAGCGAATATCATAAGGAATTTATACGAAAGCATGTAAAATAG
- the NBP2 gene encoding adaptor protein NBP2 (similar to uniprot|Q12163 Saccharomyces cerevisiae YDR162C NBP2 Protein involved in the HOG (high osmolarity glycerol) pathway negatively regulates Hog1p by recruitment of phosphatase Ptc1p the Pbs2p-Hog1p complex found in the nucleus and cytoplasm contains an SH3 domain that binds Pbs2p) — protein sequence MSEYEVDQEDDMVGYISIKDYAYDESNPLHFGYFEEDDEDQNNLRLSGNRESVLLPDDYIVNKRAIAMYAFVPENDNELELKEGDVVYISYKHGQGWLVAENHDRSKTGLVPEEYVQLIEDDGEDNGRYENPRPFYLTQMITQSMSNYHDDDWEDIEDDEEAEGHSDKEHRSIQRPSQDSVSVDITNNNGVSHDNRTVLENGKTGSTLNEKSDVSELAKDIKEKLDL from the coding sequence ATGTCAGAATATGAGGTTGACCAAGAGGACGATATGGTTGGGTACATATCGATAAAAGATTACGCATATGACGAATCAAATCCGTTACATTTTGgttattttgaagaagatgatgaagatcaGAACAACCTTCGATTGAGTGGGAACAGAGAAAGTGTGTTACTACCAGATGATTATATCGTTAATAAGAGAGCCATAGCGATGTATGCTTTTGTCCCAGAAAATGATAACGAGTTGGAGTTGAAAGAAGGAGATGTCGTATATATAAGTTACAAGCATGGCCAAGGGTGGTTAGTGGCAGAAAATCACGATAGATCCAAGACAGGATTGGTACCGGAAGAGTATGTGCAGTTGATTGAAGACGATGGCGAAGACAACGGTAGGTATGAGAATCCTAGGCCGTTTTATCTTACTCAAATGATAACGCAGAGCATGTCTAATTATCACGATGATGATTGGGAAGACATAGAAGATGACGAGGAAGCTGAAGGACATAGTGATAAAGAGCACAGAAGTATACAGCGACCCAGTCAAGATTCAGTATCAGTTGATATAACGAACAACAATGGTGTTTCTCATGATAATAGAACTGTTCTTGAAAACGGAAAAACAGGCAGTACGTTAAATGAAAAGAGCGACGTATCAGAACTCGCGAAAGATATCAAGGAGAAATTGGATCTATAG
- the PUT1 gene encoding proline dehydrogenase (similar to uniprot|P09368 Saccharomyces cerevisiae YLR142W PUT1 proline oxidase): MLPYGTRAAVRSVGRFGTRSVPMGLTYRFVSQTNATKSTMAPATAIHDMAASQHTVPAPDAHLRTLSKSELFSLGMIGVCTINKPMLDLVIKLFPYVPLFMVKLFISPLYCGGDTPAEVVETGKRLQNRGINNMMLSLTIEDAEGTKNVDINYIVSETIKSVHTILKPLLVEQLESGKDINSIPPGYIALKPSALVANPAQVLLNFNNPEWKTQRDELVNNCSKITQEVYNLNQELLAKYPERKSPFFVSTIDAEKYDLQKAGVYELQRILFSKFNPASSPLISCVGTWQLYLVDSAADLAKDYERAKKEGYKLGLKLVRGAYIHSEPNRSVVYATKEGTDANYNKVMTTAIKDLLVNGEKSYYGHLVVASHNYDSQMLATKLLADQKNSVGKANVTLAQLLGMSDNVTHDLITNHKVENIIKYVPWGPPLETKDYLLRRLQENGDAVRADNGIPLIKAVLKTALHL, translated from the coding sequence ATGCTACCATACGGAACTAGAGCTGCTGTTAGATCAGTAGGAAGATTTGGAACGAGATCTGTACCCATGGGGTTAACTTACAGATTCGTTTCTCAAACCAATGCTACCAAAAGTACCATGGCGCCTGCTACTGCGATCCACGATATGGCTGCTTCGCAGCATACTGTACCTGCCCCAGATGCTCATTTGAGAACTTTATCCAAAAGCGAACTGTTCTCATTGGGTATGATCGGTGTATGTACTATTAACAAACCAATGTTGGATTTAGTGATCAAACTTTTCCCATACGTACCTCTTTTCATGGTCAAGTTGTTCATTTCTCCCTTATATTGCGGTGGTGATACCCCGGCGGAAGTGGTTGAAACTGGTAAAAGGTTGCAGAATAGAGGTATCAACAATATGATGCTTTCTTTGACCATCGAAGATGCGGAAGGTACTAAGAATGTGGACATCAATTATATCGTGAGCGAAACTATCAAGTCTGTCCACACCATTCTGAAACCTCTGTTAgttgaacaattggaaTCAGGTAAAGATATCAACTCGATACCACCTGGTTACATCGCTTTGAAACCTTCTGCATTAGTTGCTAACCCAGCACAAGTTTTGCTTAACTTTAATAATCCAGAATGGAAAACTCAACGTGATGAGTTGGTAAACAATTGTTCCAAGATCACACAAGAGGTTTACAATTTaaatcaagaacttttgGCCAAGTATCCAGAAAGAAAATCCCCATTTTTTGTCTCTACCATTGACGCTGAAAAATATGATCTACAAAAAGCTGGTGTTTATGAATTACAAAGAATTTTGTTCTCTAAATTTAACCCTGCTTCCTCACCATTGATCTCCTGTGTTGGTACTTGGCAATTATACCTTGTTGATTCTGCAGCCGATTTGGCTAAGGATTATGAGAGAGCTAAGAAGGAAGGTTACAAGCTCGGGTTGAAATTGGTTCGTGGTGCCTACATCCATTCTGAACCAAACCGTTCTGTCGTGTATGCAACCAAGGAAGGTACTGATGCCAACTATAACAAGGTCATGACTACTGCTATCAAAGATTTACTCGTAAACGGAGAGAAATCATACTACGGTCATTTAGTCGTCGCATCTCACAATTATGATTCACAAATGTTGGCCACCAAGCTATTGGCGGACCAAAAGAACTCTGTAGGTAAGGCTAACGTGACTTTGGCCCAATTATTGGGTATGTCGGATAATGTTACTCATGATTTGATCACAAACCACAAGGTCGAAAACATTATCAAATACGTCCCATGGGGTCCACCTTTAGAGACAAAGGACTATCTATTGAGAAGATTACAAGAAAACGGCGACGCTGTCAGAGCAGATAATGGTATACCACTAATCAAGGctgttttgaaaacagCTTTACATCTATAA
- the RRN5 gene encoding Rrn5p (weakly similar to uniprot|Q02983 Saccharomyces cerevisiae YLR141W RRN5 Transcription factor member of UAF (upstream activation factor) family along with Rrn9p and Rrn10p involved in transcription of rDNA by RNA polymerase I), producing the protein MSHSAADEIDDDTLDPALRSESQELPLEERLQVEEASELPSDNLSEKKISKKKTKKYVSEMRNAYKSWYLDEAYEFFDPYSQNQDLRKSRIHKDGICKYLQNEDPKPRSREELSGIDDGASDSDLDFSDEEERRSGGYLQNQGLGSLWTGREKQVFFHNLSRHSIHTLDAWSSHIPGKSKYEILIYYQVLRKNLEELRRLQTKRHGGILEYGEFPIAYEMSETWITLEEELSNEVDEQVPLNQEEATNTEISDPVAVIDWSNWYKRWDKFYARHRLLEYYPTNRRPNVFTPESMQIMELLVRRYTSNLLRETIIPSLEKKCVPRDLLMSQKTFKDARMKKLRSTCNITKTIQDDQDDDGSLVIQTSNHEFPHIVTENDVISALVRLRLYNKGKLFLTYPESIVDSVDKFQIEMERGKIFRNKNVLRHLKVLLYLQSSRIHSKQLTFSRTDEKIDWEGDLNSANNSNNSIDNADPSLNKKRKPLDPIFVDTPEYKKQKLQDESIDKDDELRSIKYTHTLLTWMNLSRDSVAEQPELIHVTW; encoded by the coding sequence ATGTCGCATTCAGCAGCCGATGAGATAGACGATGATACATTGGATCCTGCTTTGAGAAGCGAATCACAGGAATTACCGCTAGAGGAAAGATTGCAAGTGGAAGAAGCCAGTGAATTACCGTCCGATAATCTTTctgagaagaagatcagtaagaaaaaaaccaaaaagtATGTGAGTGAGATGAGAAATGCATATAAGAGTTGGTATCTTGATGAAGCGTATGAGTTCTTTGATCCGTACTCGCAGAACCAAGATCTAAGGAAATCCCGTATACATAAGGATGGGATCTGTAAGTACCTTCAAAATGAGGACCCTAAACCGAGGTCGCGAGAAGAGTTAAGCGGCATTGACGATGGTGCAAGTGATTCTGATCTCGACTTTTCAGACGAAGAGGAACGTCGGAGTGGTGGATATTTGCAGAACCAGGGACTTGGCAGTTTATGGACCGGAAGGGAAAAACAGGTATTCTTTCATAATTTATCGAGGCATTCGATACATACACTGGATGCGTGGTCTTCGCACATACCGGGGAAGAGTAAATATGAGATACTGATATACTATCAGGTACTACGCAAGAATTTAGAAGAATTGAGGCGATTACAGACTAAAAGACACGGGGGGATATTAGAATACGGAGAATTTCCGATTGCATACGAAATGAGTGAAACATGGATCActttagaagaagaattaagCAATGAGGTGGACGAACAAGTGCCGTtgaatcaagaagaagcaacGAACACTGAAATATCAGATCCGGTTGCTGTTATTGATTGGAGCAATTGGTACAAGAGATGGGACAAATTTTATGCTAGACATCGCTTACTAGAATATTATCCAACCAACAGACGCCCCAACGTGTTTACGCCTGAATCAATGCAGATCATGGAACTGTTAGTCAGGCGGTACACTTCAAACCTACTCCGAGAGACTATTATTCCTTCGCTTGAGAAGAAATGCGTACCACGAGACCTGTTAATGTCCCAGAAAACATTCAAGGATGCTCGAATGAAGAAACTACGCAGCACATGTAACATTACAAAAACCATTCAGGATGACCAAGACGATGACGGTTCACTGGTGATCCAAACTTCAAACCATGAGTTCCCACACATCGTCACGGAAAATGATGTGATAAGTGCTCTCGTGAGACTAAGATTATACAACAAGGGCAAACTTTTCCTTACTTATCCGGAAAGCATAGTTGACAGTGTAGAcaaattccaaattgaaatggaaagGGGTAAGATattcagaaacaaaaacgTACTGCGACATTTGAAAGTACTACTATACCTACAAAGCAGTAGAATACATTCCAAGCAGTTGACATTTTCTCGAACTGACGAAAAGATCGATTGGGAAGGTGATCTCAATAGCGCCAACAACAGTAACAACAGTATTGACAACGCAGATCCTTCACTCAATAAGAAACGTAAACCACTCGATCCAATCTTCGTAGACACACCAGAAtacaagaaacaaaaactcCAAGACGAATCAATAGACAAGGACGACGAGCTAAGGTCGATCAAATATACACACACACTATTGACATGGATGAACctatcacgtgactcaGTCGCAGAACAACCTGAGCTGATTCACGTGACCTGGTAA
- the SLS1 gene encoding Sls1p (weakly similar to uniprot|P42900 Saccharomyces cerevisiae YLR139C SLS1 Mitochondrial membrane protein required for assembly of respiratory-chain enzyme complexes III and IV coordinates expression of mitochondrially-encoded genes may facilitate delivery of mRNA to membrane-bound translation machinery) — protein sequence MALMAHLRFSLVVPFRLVGVTRHLHCTARALAQEGSENEISLLLSKHGKKLKPKQDHFLVLTPHQTGVMRLPRKSKTLQSNSHLSILEGFDFKRHTENGTNHSQVRDVDILSNIQDTTSKLMKFKEQEDNEQMAKAIDSCKPSSEAISEKRYLQLEKVLDEQFTLQQLRNYCYLKHGVRKARIPKKNLIPTIITKLWNCSIDYNKSEHDDLIVENEISLETRDIYLLLLTKNGRILQNLARIGATIAVVIDENKLVVRATSHIFKYVEVSISRILENVVSDDFSIEEFIKDHSQIDGVHHMTPEEIIALMQTQSSSYVEITDDSKYKISTIGRKNMNIINSLLLWVLNYNPQTTEILVPYDGGEKTEQYPLTNYEWINWVARKQSWHRIQQPVAINQEIKDTKIDLSEKIDKIWDILEINKTKCAKPLAFTETKSLSIAFGHILENAQNKILFQSKIPEVVPKVLRLPLWDKDGYVEDDLFSVDQHLYLVQMKFVPNLADVSHKVNVSPLEVWFTLDENNNADTSTVRCIHTYSDNSACIQTPTLSHDFKITVTDTVDALPEDLESSEFFDWLQREQPSFRKFLQESNFSFGGLKKPRIAPSFELNVKLEGMEEPQKIRYNYLHRYEHRLLRFKYKEDCLVQLSEIEGGSLGGKASSIDFISTNGSINKDIVRNFIDDVLQF from the coding sequence ATGGCATTAATGGCACATCTGCGGTTTTCATTAGTGGTACCGTTCAGGCTCGTTGGTGTCACACGTCATTTGCACTGCACGGCGAGAGCACTGGCACAAGAAGGGtctgaaaatgaaataagTCTGTTACTTTCAAAACATGGTAAAAAgttgaaaccaaaacaagATCATTTCCTTGTCTTGACACCACATCAGACTGGTGTTATGCGCTTACCGAGGAAATCTAAAACACTGCAATCAAACTCGCATTTGTCTATTCTTGAAGGGTTTGATTTTAAGAGACACACTGAGAACGGTACCAATCATTCTCAAGTGCGAGACGTAGACATTCTTTCCAACATTCAGGACACGACCAGTAAACTTATGAAGTTCAAGGAGCAAGAGGACAATGAACAGATGGCGAAAGCGATAGATAGTTGTAAGCCAAGCTCAGAGGCTATTTCTGAGAAGAGATATTTGCAATTGGAGAAAGTTTTGGACGAACAATTCACTTTGCAACAACTAAGAAACTATTGCTACTTGAAGCATGGTGTTCGTAAAGCAAGGATTCCgaagaaaaatttgatTCCAACCATCATCACCAAATTGTGGAACTGTTCAATCGATTATAACAAAAGTGAACATGACGATTTGATTGTGGAAAACGAAATTTCTCTTGAAACAAGAGACATTTATCTATTACTATTGACTAAAAATGGTAGAATCCTACAAAACTTGGCTAGAATTGGTGCGACGATTGCTGTTgttattgatgaaaataaacTTGTGGTTCGTGCTACTTCccatatcttcaaataCGTTGAAGTGTCCATTTCCAGGATCTTGGAGAACGTTGTTTCCgatgatttttcaattgaagagtTCATTAAAGATCACAGTCAAATCGATGGTGTCCATCACATGACGCCAGAGGAAATCATCGCTTTGATGCAAACTCAATCATCCAGTTATGTAGAAATCACTGACGATTCCAAATATAAAATCAGTACTATTGGCCGTAAAAACATGAATATAATAAATTCATTGTTGCTGTGGGTTTTGAATTATAACCCTCAAACTACGGAGATATTAGTACCTTATGATGGAGGAGAAAAAACTGAACAGTACCCATTAACTAATTACGAATGGATCAATTGGGTAGCAAGAAAACAGTCGTGGCACAGAATTCAGCAGCCTGTTGCCATCAatcaagaaattaaagacaCCAAGATCGATCTTTCGGAAAAGATCGACAAGATCTGGGATATCTTAGAAAtcaataaaacaaaatgtgCGAAACCTCTCGCTTTCACTGAAACGAAATCATTAAGTATAGCTTTTGGTCACATCCTTGAAAATGCtcaaaacaaaattttgtttcaatcCAAGATTCCGGAAGTGGTTCCTAAAGTTCTTCGACTACCTTTATGGGATAAAGACGGTTATGTGGAGGACGATTTATTCTCAGTTGATCAGCATCTATATTTGGTTCAAATGAAATTTGTTCCCAACTTAGCGGACGTTTCTCACAAGGTTAATGTTTCTCCTTTGGAAGTTTGGTTCACCTTGGATGAAAATAACAACGCTGATACTTCGACCGTCAGATGCATCCACACTTATTCGGATAATTCAGCTTGTATCCAAACTCCTACACTTTCTCATGACTTTAAAATCACAGTGACAGATACAGTGGATGCACTTCcagaagatttggaatcttCAGAGTTTTTCGATTGGCTACAGAGGGAACAACCAAGCTTCAGGAAATTCTTACAGGAAAGTAATTTCTCTTTCGGAGGCTTGAAGAAGCCCCGCATTGctccttcttttgaattgaacGTGAAATTAGAAGGAATGGAAGAACCGCAAAAGATCAGATACAATTATTTGCATCGCTACGAACACCGTTTATTAAGATTCAAGTACAAAGAAGATTGTTTGGTACAACTCTCTGAAATTGAAGGCGGAAGCTTAGGAGGCAAAGCTTCATCTATTGATTTTATCAGCACTAACGGATCCATCAACAAGGACATCGTTAGAAATTTCATCGATGACGTTTTACAATTCTGA
- a CDS encoding uncharacterized protein (conserved hypothetical protein): MKNTYCDDYNPQEEVIKLKAFYDKAVKEKQADEALLRRCSIEKEFQSTVESQSNHNKYILKNDSYCLRKGYPKEIFLDIQQLGPANKVFDDRLAKLRNKLAKPSCLDRLKQSLEQKERETIPALENGQNIVRSQQESTNVSPSIADKKMENIMNNTTLVKSLLDSFMKPSVSIPQNLPPPPIVPIPNDQVDMRNEPQNTLISSENRNNNNSNLINKMENFSNVVQDLLSVMQPFIQEQKNSTSIDTAQNNTPIPEAADVQRQPSRFNQRTLPSTTKITHDNVNLNYGFNARKNNKSSQRRRQGQKVQKPRSTENENTKHTPKALKRIQQMAKDHNL; this comes from the coding sequence ATGAAGAACACTTACTGTGATGATTATAACCCGCAGGAAGAGGTGATTAAACTAAAAGCGTTCTATGATAAGGCagtaaaagaaaaacaagcTGATGAAGCATTGCTTCGAAGGTGTAGCATTGAAAAGGAGTTCCAATCAACTGTAGAAAGTCAAAGCAACCATAATAAGTATATTCTGAAGAATGATTCTTATTGCCTTCGCAAAGGTTATCCCAAAGAGATCTTTCTGGATATTCAGCAACTAGGGCCGGCGAATAAAGTATTTGATGATAGACTCGCCAAACTTCGTAACAAGCTTGCAAAGCCAAGCTGTCTAGATCGTTTGAAACAAAGTTTGGAGCAAAAAGAACGAGAGACAATACCTGCGCTGGAAAATGGTCAGAATATTGTACGATCCCAACAAGAATCGACGAATGTATCTCCTTCGATTGCCGacaaaaaaatggaaaatataATGAACAATACTACCCTAGTGAAGTCATTACTCGATTCCTTCATGAAGCCTTCAGTGTCAATCCCACAGAACTTACCGCCACCACCTATAGTACCGATTCCTAATGATCAAGTCGATATGAGAAATGAACCACAAAAtactttgatttcttctgaGAATCggaacaacaacaatagCAACCTCATAAACAAGATggaaaacttttcaaacgTTGTTCAAGACCTCTTAAGCGTGATGCAGCCATTtattcaagaacaaaaaaatagcACAAGTATAGACACTGCACAGAATAACACTCCTATTCCAGAAGCTGCTGATGTTCAGAGACAACCTTCGCGGTTTAACCAAAGAACATTACCAAGTACTACAAAAATAACACATGATAACGTTAACCTCAACTATGGATTTAACGCCAGGAAAAATAATAAGAGTAGTCAACGTAGGCGGCAGGGTCAAAAAGTGCAAAAGCCTCGTTCAACAGAAAATGAGAATACTAAACATACTCCAAAAGCATTGAAGAGGATACAACAAATGGCTAAAGACCATAATTTATGA